The following proteins are co-located in the Haloplanus sp. HW8-1 genome:
- a CDS encoding DUF255 domain-containing protein, whose translation MTDGTRVEWRAWGEKAFEEAHRTGAPVLLALTATWCGECHEMDARTYGDPRIAANLNDGFVPVRVDVDRHPRVRERYNVGGFPSTVFCTPNGERIASAGFLGPDGMREVLDSVRERWDASGAEAGRIPRSLADDRPPRGSVTDRIEEHLAGQIDGSFDAEFGGWGDAPKFPLPRTVEFALKRDRAKARQTLDAITRGLFDEDAGGFFRYARTRDWSDPDRAKLLADNAALVRAFAHAYCYTGEDAYRRPAARTVEYLIDALWNGSAFGGSQGPANAEDDTGPRTDLTAFADSNALAVDALLALSGYTDADRPHEYASRTLSTIRTDLVDDGTVSHWADEEAPELVLADQAWTVAAGVRAMQVLGDEDALSMARRVADRTIEALFDDGVFRDGPAEGPGLLDRSFHPLDGNVEMADALLDLAALTGEERYHEVAHDAVAAFAGAWDRLGVQVAGYGAVAARLRRDPLVIDVATDPGSDLHRAALRVADHEKVVRPGASAPSAGTARVIVGDRSEAVETPAALAEAVATLASE comes from the coding sequence ATGACCGACGGGACGCGGGTCGAGTGGCGAGCGTGGGGCGAGAAGGCCTTCGAGGAGGCCCACCGGACCGGCGCGCCCGTGTTGCTCGCGCTGACGGCGACGTGGTGTGGGGAGTGTCACGAGATGGACGCCCGGACGTACGGCGACCCACGCATCGCCGCCAACCTGAACGACGGGTTCGTCCCCGTCCGGGTCGACGTGGATCGACACCCGCGGGTCCGCGAACGTTACAACGTCGGCGGCTTCCCGTCGACAGTGTTCTGTACGCCGAACGGTGAGCGCATCGCGAGCGCCGGGTTTCTCGGTCCGGATGGGATGCGAGAGGTGCTCGACAGCGTGCGGGAGCGCTGGGACGCGAGCGGCGCCGAGGCCGGTCGGATCCCACGCTCCTTGGCGGACGACCGGCCACCGCGGGGCTCCGTGACCGATCGGATCGAGGAACACCTCGCCGGGCAGATCGACGGCAGCTTCGACGCCGAGTTCGGGGGATGGGGCGACGCCCCGAAGTTCCCGCTGCCGCGGACGGTCGAGTTCGCGCTCAAGCGGGATCGGGCGAAAGCCAGACAGACCCTGGACGCCATCACCCGTGGCCTCTTCGACGAGGACGCGGGCGGGTTTTTTCGGTACGCCCGGACCCGCGACTGGAGCGACCCCGATCGCGCGAAACTTCTCGCGGACAACGCCGCGCTGGTCCGTGCGTTCGCCCACGCCTACTGTTACACCGGCGAGGACGCGTACCGGCGGCCCGCGGCCCGCACCGTCGAGTATCTGATCGACGCGCTGTGGAACGGCTCGGCGTTCGGCGGGAGCCAGGGGCCGGCAAACGCCGAGGACGACACCGGTCCACGGACGGATCTGACTGCCTTCGCCGACTCGAACGCCCTCGCGGTCGATGCCCTGCTCGCCCTCTCGGGGTACACCGACGCCGACCGTCCCCACGAGTACGCCAGCCGGACGCTTTCGACGATCCGGACGGATCTCGTCGACGATGGAACGGTCAGCCACTGGGCCGACGAGGAGGCGCCGGAACTCGTCCTCGCGGACCAGGCGTGGACTGTCGCCGCGGGCGTCCGGGCGATGCAGGTGCTCGGCGACGAGGACGCCCTCTCGATGGCCCGCCGGGTCGCCGACCGGACGATCGAGGCGCTGTTCGATGACGGCGTGTTCCGCGACGGACCGGCCGAGGGGCCGGGACTGCTCGACCGGTCGTTCCACCCGCTCGACGGTAACGTCGAGATGGCTGACGCGTTGCTCGACCTCGCGGCACTGACCGGGGAGGAGCGGTATCACGAAGTGGCCCACGACGCCGTCGCCGCCTTCGCGGGCGCCTGGGATCGTCTGGGCGTCCAGGTCGCCGGCTACGGCGCCGTCGCCGCCCGCCTCCGGCGCGACCCGCTGGTGATCGACGTGGCGACCGATCCGGGGAGCGACCTCCACCGGGCCGCCCTGCGCGTCGCCGACCACGAGAAGGTCGTCCGACC
- a CDS encoding CBS domain-containing protein → MDIAEIVSTSFTEFDIGTPLSKVAGAFENQELDAVVVTDGDEYRGVVSRRQLASSSNQPSAKIGSQVQHVPAVERTEDVREVARLMIASDAKTLPVLDDERVYGVVTADAVLGAVRPFLDAATVDEAYSGELISVTPDTGTGEALNTLRESGIAHLPVVEDDEVVGILSLYDVIEFTTRGGSRSQGGSSGDIGGRGGGKAAGGSQGGFGAREGESDRMLDLPVRNLMSDVVMTIGKDATLDEVVETMFEREISSLVVTDGETGESIGIVTKTDIIEALTWDRDDERQPVQVFGLDLLDGMDYDGISALIESMTSKYGDMQVIKASIELQEHKEQSRGVPLVLARIRLVTDRGYFTADGEGYGASHALRLAANAVERQLLKGKTYGQSKKHPDAEEREKIYGWWLGG, encoded by the coding sequence ATGGATATCGCCGAGATCGTTTCCACATCGTTCACCGAATTCGACATTGGGACACCGCTCTCGAAGGTCGCGGGTGCGTTCGAGAACCAGGAACTCGATGCCGTCGTCGTCACGGACGGCGACGAGTATCGCGGCGTCGTCAGCCGTCGACAGCTGGCATCGTCGTCCAATCAACCCTCGGCGAAGATCGGCTCACAGGTCCAACATGTCCCGGCCGTCGAACGCACCGAAGACGTCCGCGAGGTCGCCAGACTCATGATCGCGAGCGACGCCAAGACACTTCCCGTCCTCGACGACGAACGCGTCTACGGCGTCGTGACCGCAGATGCCGTCCTCGGGGCCGTCCGTCCGTTCCTCGACGCGGCTACCGTCGACGAGGCGTACTCGGGCGAGTTGATCAGCGTGACCCCCGATACCGGGACCGGAGAAGCGCTCAACACGCTCCGGGAATCGGGCATCGCCCATCTCCCGGTCGTTGAGGACGACGAAGTAGTGGGAATACTGAGTCTCTACGATGTCATCGAATTCACAACCCGAGGGGGGAGTCGGAGCCAAGGCGGGTCCTCTGGCGACATCGGCGGCCGGGGCGGCGGGAAAGCCGCCGGTGGGAGCCAAGGGGGCTTCGGCGCGCGCGAGGGGGAGTCCGATCGGATGCTCGATCTGCCGGTCCGGAACCTGATGTCCGATGTGGTCATGACCATCGGGAAAGACGCAACGCTCGACGAGGTCGTCGAGACGATGTTCGAGCGGGAGATCTCCTCGCTTGTCGTCACCGACGGTGAGACGGGCGAGTCCATCGGTATCGTCACGAAGACGGATATCATCGAGGCACTCACTTGGGACCGAGACGACGAGCGCCAGCCTGTGCAAGTGTTTGGGCTCGACCTGCTCGATGGGATGGACTACGACGGCATCTCCGCATTGATCGAGAGTATGACCTCGAAGTACGGCGACATGCAGGTGATCAAGGCCAGCATCGAACTGCAAGAGCACAAGGAACAGAGCCGGGGCGTGCCGCTCGTGCTGGCACGAATCCGGCTGGTCACTGACCGGGGCTACTTCACCGCCGACGGCGAGGGGTACGGCGCTAGCCATGCGCTCCGTCTCGCGGCGAATGCAGTCGAACGGCAACTCCTAAAGGGGAAAACGTACGGCCAATCGAAGAAGCATCCCGACGCCGAGGAGCGGGAGAAGATCTACGGCTGGTGGCTCGGTGGATAA
- a CDS encoding DUF7553 family protein, whose amino-acid sequence MNKHFEDALYYMGRAGEHAKEGVMEELDPLEERFRELTGKEEEPEPSRLETLEDDLRTLEARAEGEAKTAIADARERIDRYRSSE is encoded by the coding sequence ATGAACAAGCACTTCGAAGACGCGCTGTACTACATGGGACGGGCCGGCGAACACGCGAAGGAAGGCGTGATGGAAGAACTCGATCCGCTCGAAGAGCGGTTCCGGGAACTCACCGGTAAGGAGGAGGAACCGGAGCCGTCGCGACTGGAGACACTGGAGGACGACCTCCGAACCTTGGAGGCGCGGGCTGAAGGGGAGGCGAAGACCGCTATCGCAGATGCCCGTGAACGGATCGACCGGTACCGGTCGTCGGAGTAA
- a CDS encoding PD-(D/E)XK nuclease family protein has protein sequence MSFPRAKPISDLYDAVSTYDLVVVPDAPLASALNRRLDTPHLGAFAITPRRLAAGRREESEDRVAFLELIEHEDFDWKRGAYAIGNILQCWEHQGRVDAILDYDAYVDDATRRAVEHIGELPTTSKQLTDYRISGDRDVAVVGDDQLTQLERSILPSTYDTYSPFSDDEFDCPPFHVFDSSTAIVDTVVDAVTEANADEVAVVLDQGSEFSALVESALEAADIPFYGGPGFVDDPDHRTFVQLLRAAHGGTDTRISECRPLLARLGISLDVEHDAKRLYELDDEAIEWLVSFCETIETRTFAEALSAFERRVGHRLDAFAEELETLGIAETRATERAVDQLVFYLQTYEVPVDRENDGVLLADAKSAAYVDRPVVFYLGLDEDWTHSAPRRPWVDRDAQYTRNIQQFQLLLQSGARQYYLVQDAKGGSPVTPCLYFSELFDEEFERFSDLDSHVHTPQFDRRGEGFERESVDMTPTEMTTISQSSLGTYVNCPRDYLFGRLVDSPEEDYFKEGNLFHDFAEFYVNHPDFVDEDVVDNVVEHMLAETRPFVRSVDEATRRTKYRAGVETIVAFFDTNPPSDEAFLTPTSSRGDNVFADRFDRPVDSPVTERWFENDDLGLKGKIDLVHAPTRLVDHKSGSRKSASTVVTNSAIDLPIDSPNFQALLYLTHWRAQYPDRPLEFTFFHFLETLDDVVAGEVDLDDTLTTVSYYPIPFDAHVRSETFFDELVEEGANKCQKTLSQVDYETYTAAFDDASVPDTSDSDELIESTFGQGFIKRMKTAVGDYKYVTQGCEQAMRQMARVRGRTFFEDDLDSFEAFVDERLDELNQRRAGVERFPVDGLGGEPNYRYVDNRDLLLEGNR, from the coding sequence GTGTCATTTCCGCGGGCCAAACCGATTTCCGACCTCTACGATGCTGTCTCGACGTACGATCTCGTCGTTGTACCGGACGCACCACTGGCCAGCGCGTTGAATCGCCGTCTCGATACGCCCCATCTCGGAGCTTTCGCAATCACCCCTCGTCGGCTCGCCGCAGGCCGACGCGAGGAATCTGAAGACAGGGTTGCATTCCTCGAACTCATCGAGCACGAAGACTTCGACTGGAAGCGCGGTGCGTACGCGATCGGGAACATCCTGCAATGCTGGGAACATCAGGGTCGCGTGGACGCGATCCTCGACTACGACGCCTACGTCGACGATGCCACACGCCGGGCCGTAGAGCATATTGGCGAACTCCCCACGACGTCGAAACAGCTCACCGACTACCGAATCAGCGGGGACCGCGATGTCGCCGTCGTCGGGGACGACCAGTTGACCCAGCTCGAACGGTCGATTCTTCCTTCAACGTACGATACGTACAGCCCCTTCAGCGACGACGAGTTCGACTGTCCCCCGTTCCACGTCTTCGATTCGTCGACGGCAATCGTCGACACTGTCGTCGATGCGGTCACCGAAGCGAACGCCGATGAGGTGGCGGTCGTGCTCGACCAGGGAAGCGAATTCTCCGCGCTCGTCGAGTCGGCCCTCGAAGCGGCCGACATCCCGTTCTACGGCGGTCCGGGGTTCGTAGACGACCCAGACCATCGCACGTTCGTCCAGTTGCTGCGCGCCGCACACGGCGGCACGGACACCCGCATCAGCGAATGCAGACCACTCCTCGCCAGACTCGGCATCTCGCTGGACGTCGAACACGACGCGAAACGGCTGTACGAACTGGACGACGAGGCAATCGAGTGGCTCGTCTCCTTTTGTGAGACTATCGAGACTCGAACCTTCGCCGAGGCCCTCAGCGCGTTCGAGCGGCGCGTTGGTCATCGGCTCGATGCGTTCGCCGAGGAACTGGAGACACTCGGCATTGCCGAGACGCGTGCCACCGAGCGAGCGGTGGATCAACTGGTGTTCTACCTTCAGACCTACGAAGTTCCGGTGGATAGGGAGAACGACGGCGTCCTGCTTGCGGACGCGAAGTCCGCGGCCTACGTCGACCGGCCCGTGGTCTTCTATCTCGGGCTGGACGAAGACTGGACGCACTCCGCCCCACGACGTCCGTGGGTCGATCGAGACGCCCAGTACACGCGCAACATCCAGCAGTTCCAGCTGCTCCTCCAGAGTGGAGCGAGGCAGTACTACCTCGTTCAGGATGCGAAGGGCGGGTCACCGGTGACGCCGTGTCTCTACTTCTCGGAGTTGTTCGACGAGGAGTTCGAGCGCTTCAGCGACCTCGATTCGCACGTCCACACGCCGCAGTTCGACCGTCGTGGCGAGGGGTTCGAGAGGGAGTCAGTCGACATGACTCCTACCGAGATGACGACCATCAGTCAATCGAGTCTCGGAACCTACGTCAACTGTCCCCGGGACTACCTCTTCGGCAGGCTGGTCGACAGTCCGGAAGAGGACTACTTCAAAGAGGGGAACCTCTTCCACGACTTCGCCGAATTCTACGTCAATCATCCCGACTTCGTCGACGAAGACGTCGTCGATAACGTGGTCGAGCACATGCTCGCGGAGACGCGACCGTTCGTGCGATCCGTCGACGAGGCGACGCGGCGAACGAAGTACCGTGCCGGGGTAGAAACGATCGTCGCGTTCTTCGACACGAACCCCCCATCGGACGAGGCATTCCTGACCCCCACGAGCAGCCGGGGGGACAACGTGTTCGCCGATCGCTTCGACCGCCCCGTCGACTCACCGGTCACCGAGCGCTGGTTCGAAAACGACGACCTCGGGCTGAAAGGGAAGATCGATCTGGTCCACGCGCCCACTCGGCTGGTCGACCACAAGAGCGGAAGTCGCAAAAGTGCGTCCACGGTCGTGACCAATTCCGCGATCGACCTCCCGATCGATTCCCCGAATTTCCAGGCACTGCTGTATCTGACCCACTGGCGGGCGCAGTATCCGGATCGGCCGCTGGAGTTCACCTTCTTCCACTTCCTCGAAACGCTCGACGACGTCGTCGCCGGGGAGGTCGATCTCGACGACACCCTGACGACGGTCTCGTACTACCCGATACCCTTCGACGCGCACGTTCGCTCGGAGACGTTCTTCGACGAACTGGTCGAGGAGGGCGCGAACAAGTGTCAAAAGACCCTCTCGCAGGTCGACTACGAAACGTACACAGCAGCGTTCGACGACGCGTCCGTGCCGGACACGAGCGACAGTGACGAACTCATCGAGTCGACGTTCGGGCAGGGATTTATCAAGCGAATGAAAACGGCCGTGGGGGACTACAAGTACGTCACACAGGGCTGTGAACAGGCGATGCGGCAGATGGCTCGCGTTCGCGGACGGACGTTCTTCGAGGACGACCTCGATTCGTTCGAGGCGTTCGTCGACGAGCGACTCGACGAGTTGAACCAGCGACGTGCCGGGGTGGAACGCTTCCCAGTCGATGGACTCGGCGGCGAACCGAACTACCGCTACGTGGACAACCGCGACCTGCTCCTGGAGGGCAACCGATGA
- a CDS encoding FxsA family protein: MRLRWVFVLLLLIPLTDALLLVVVADAVGAPATVALVVLTGIVGMLLVRAEGRHTVRRLQEKLATGDVPTKELMDGGLLIAAGAFLLTPGLVTDAIGFLLGVPLTRAPIRALLERTVVGPYLERKSGGFVTGGVYTGGFPNEDPSADDFRNDDVYDVDSGSYRVDDE, translated from the coding sequence ATGCGCCTGCGCTGGGTGTTCGTCCTCCTGTTGCTCATCCCCCTCACCGACGCTCTGTTGCTCGTCGTCGTCGCCGACGCCGTCGGTGCACCGGCGACCGTCGCGCTGGTCGTCCTCACCGGCATCGTCGGAATGTTGCTGGTACGGGCCGAGGGCCGTCACACAGTCCGTCGCCTTCAGGAGAAACTGGCGACCGGTGACGTACCGACCAAGGAACTCATGGACGGCGGCCTGCTGATCGCCGCGGGCGCCTTCCTGCTCACCCCCGGACTCGTCACCGACGCCATCGGCTTCCTGCTCGGCGTGCCGCTGACGCGCGCGCCGATTCGAGCCCTCCTCGAGCGGACGGTCGTTGGCCCGTATCTGGAGCGGAAGAGCGGCGGCTTCGTCACCGGTGGGGTGTACACCGGTGGCTTCCCGAACGAGGACCCGTCCGCCGACGACTTCCGGAACGACGACGTCTACGACGTCGACAGCGGTTCCTATCGTGTCGACGACGAGTAG
- a CDS encoding tyrosine-type recombinase/integrase, which produces MNDDLEPIEPAEAKELYLEQRKREVSESTIQAHHYRLKHFVEWCEKVAEIDNLNDLTGRDLQRFKMWRRDDGDLNNVTMVTQLSTLRVFIKWCEDIDAVASGTHDKILMPSLSKNEDRRTAYLDKAAATKLIEYLRQFEFSTRTHALVELLWHTGMRIGAAHSLDVDDYDSDEQRIEVRHRPDTETRLKNKNEGERYVSLTAEVCDALDAYLRYNREKAVDDHGRKPLFSSRYGRAAKSSLRDSIYRATRPCEYTGKCPHDREIDSCEAMEKNKASRCPSSVSPHAIRRGSITQHLSKDVPEKVVSDRMNVSLDVLEKHYDRRGEREKAEQRREYLDSI; this is translated from the coding sequence ATGAACGATGACCTCGAACCTATCGAGCCAGCCGAAGCGAAGGAACTGTACCTCGAACAGCGGAAGCGGGAAGTCTCCGAGTCAACCATTCAAGCGCATCACTACAGGTTGAAACACTTCGTCGAATGGTGCGAGAAGGTCGCGGAGATCGACAACTTGAATGACCTGACCGGGCGCGACCTCCAGCGATTCAAGATGTGGCGGCGAGACGACGGCGACCTCAACAACGTCACGATGGTCACGCAACTGTCCACACTTCGTGTGTTCATCAAGTGGTGTGAGGATATTGACGCCGTTGCCTCCGGAACACACGACAAGATCCTGATGCCCTCGTTATCAAAGAACGAGGACCGGCGCACGGCATACCTCGATAAGGCCGCCGCGACGAAACTCATCGAGTACCTTCGCCAGTTCGAATTTTCGACGCGAACGCACGCTCTCGTCGAGTTGTTGTGGCACACGGGGATGCGGATCGGAGCGGCCCACAGCCTCGACGTGGACGATTACGATAGCGACGAACAGCGCATCGAGGTTCGACACCGCCCCGACACGGAAACGAGACTCAAAAACAAGAACGAGGGAGAGCGGTACGTTTCCCTGACCGCCGAGGTGTGTGACGCGCTGGATGCGTACCTCAGGTACAACCGCGAGAAGGCCGTGGACGACCACGGACGCAAGCCCCTCTTCTCCAGTAGGTACGGACGGGCGGCGAAGTCATCACTCCGAGACAGCATCTACCGGGCCACTCGTCCGTGCGAGTACACCGGGAAGTGCCCGCACGACCGCGAGATTGACTCCTGCGAGGCGATGGAGAAGAACAAGGCCAGTCGGTGTCCGTCGAGCGTCAGTCCCCACGCGATCCGCCGAGGCTCGATCACACAGCATCTCTCCAAGGATGTCCCCGAGAAGGTCGTCAGCGACCGAATGAACGTCAGTCTCGACGTGCTTGAGAAACATTACGACCGGCGTGGCGAACGCGAGAAGGCGGAACAACGAAGGGAGTACTTGGATTCGATTTAA
- a CDS encoding type II toxin-antitoxin system HicB family antitoxin, which yields MSIDSGHGSGREPRITLTHNEDGTWTARDREVEVSAQGETRDEALENLDAVVDALENNGGREPTEEELQELGIDPDENTPARGELPDVLK from the coding sequence ATGAGTATCGATTCCGGGCACGGATCCGGCCGGGAACCACGGATCACCCTGACCCACAACGAGGATGGGACCTGGACCGCCCGAGACCGCGAAGTCGAGGTGTCCGCTCAAGGAGAAACGCGAGACGAGGCCCTCGAAAATCTTGATGCTGTCGTTGACGCGCTCGAAAACAACGGTGGGCGTGAACCCACCGAGGAGGAGCTGCAAGAACTCGGAATCGATCCCGACGAGAACACACCGGCGCGGGGCGAACTGCCGGACGTTCTCAAGTAA
- a CDS encoding UvrD-helicase domain-containing protein, with product MTEFEPNERQQQLIDSTDGLHLVDAGAGTGKTFTVTRRYANIVEQSDVTPEDVLLVTFTNNAAAEMKERIVGNCRYGMREFADAPIQTFHSLCHDILEEHGHAAPTHLDIEDRITGSTRLIEDELVEGALFREFIGRFSDTHPEYDEFFRALSDPSELLDLINQLAAKGVFPTEDGWYRDGERHLDGDFDAFERYFEAMNEPRNGGHKQSLLRSKLGRYGRNKCYLPEAPKKPAVRGSGKHVPEDLARWAFEEERTDLKAFVHDVYHAYLTFALRRNYLNFGFLQLFAFVVLCENHQLRDEVAFEYVMIDEFQDSSEIQFKLALLLAGTNNICVVGDWKQSIYSFQYADVDNVVEFETRLDRFIEQLNDDHERVSFPSRPITTIELVENYRSTQEILDFSEHALRVPAASRDDVDTEAIDDRLVSLQSNADHENTTIEAIQSDEEQVAVLAKIQEIVTGEGYRVEAENGDLRQPEYGDITVLTRTRDFGRELLGTAEECGLPMAYEGGIELFRTDQAKLLLAWLRILDTNADRGWATVLERAGYTLDEIDHLLDTEEYPTDMVAFREKLHDLETLGGVARRVFARYGYDGPRADVVLHTIQSVHDSTTLTRGDLIRFIERGIESGSTHDVHTGAGTNSVTVQTIHATKGLEYPIVILANMNSGRFPPSGGGSDVISYEDPIGLRQRKVYSADANELPHVYDNWRADVLKNCLPREYDEERRLLYVAITRAQSHVVFSAGEDPNTFIDELPVEVESVDPELTEIGREDTDGSTLRVEMPVSAGPRSHTPHTLMRDDAFEGVEEGRGTEFGTRVHDFAEAYALGEDVDPASDDEETVERFIDGLDGKLLVEEDVYLPLSIDGEQVTISGVVDLVHVLPDRIEIVDYKTDRGRHAEAEYRKQLSVYYHVAEDVYPDRDISASILYTETGGRQEIEPLSIDELRGLVTETGRT from the coding sequence ATGACCGAGTTCGAACCGAACGAGCGACAACAGCAACTCATCGACAGCACCGACGGACTCCACCTCGTCGACGCTGGCGCCGGAACGGGGAAGACGTTCACCGTGACGCGCCGCTACGCGAACATCGTCGAGCAGTCCGACGTCACCCCGGAAGACGTCCTCCTCGTGACGTTCACGAACAACGCGGCCGCCGAAATGAAAGAGCGCATCGTCGGTAACTGTCGCTACGGGATGCGCGAATTCGCCGACGCACCGATTCAGACGTTCCACTCGCTGTGTCACGATATCCTCGAAGAACACGGCCACGCCGCCCCGACCCACCTTGACATCGAAGATCGAATCACGGGGTCGACGCGTCTCATCGAAGACGAGCTCGTCGAAGGCGCCCTGTTCCGCGAATTCATCGGGCGATTCAGCGACACCCATCCGGAGTACGACGAGTTCTTCCGGGCGCTCTCGGATCCCAGCGAACTCCTCGACCTGATCAACCAACTCGCGGCGAAGGGGGTCTTCCCGACCGAAGACGGCTGGTACCGGGACGGCGAGCGACACCTCGATGGCGACTTCGACGCGTTCGAACGATACTTCGAGGCGATGAACGAGCCCCGAAACGGCGGGCACAAGCAGTCGCTGCTCCGGTCGAAACTCGGTCGATACGGGCGGAACAAATGCTACCTTCCGGAAGCGCCCAAGAAGCCGGCGGTGCGGGGCAGCGGGAAGCACGTCCCGGAGGACCTCGCCCGCTGGGCCTTCGAGGAGGAGCGGACGGACCTGAAGGCGTTCGTCCACGACGTCTACCACGCGTATCTCACCTTCGCGCTCCGGCGGAACTACCTGAACTTCGGGTTCCTGCAGCTGTTCGCGTTCGTGGTACTCTGTGAGAACCACCAGCTGCGAGACGAGGTGGCGTTCGAGTACGTGATGATCGACGAATTCCAGGACTCCAGCGAGATCCAGTTCAAACTCGCGCTCCTGCTCGCGGGCACCAACAACATCTGCGTCGTCGGAGACTGGAAGCAGAGTATCTACAGCTTCCAGTACGCCGACGTCGACAACGTCGTCGAATTCGAAACCCGTCTGGACCGCTTCATCGAGCAGTTGAATGACGACCACGAACGCGTCTCGTTCCCGTCCCGACCCATCACCACCATCGAACTCGTCGAGAACTACCGGTCGACGCAGGAGATCCTCGATTTCTCGGAGCACGCGCTTCGCGTCCCCGCCGCATCCCGCGACGACGTCGATACCGAGGCAATCGACGACCGACTCGTCTCGCTGCAGTCGAACGCCGACCACGAGAACACTACCATCGAAGCGATCCAGAGCGACGAAGAGCAGGTCGCGGTTCTAGCGAAGATCCAGGAAATCGTGACCGGCGAGGGCTACCGCGTCGAGGCCGAGAACGGCGACCTTCGCCAGCCGGAGTACGGGGATATCACGGTCTTGACACGGACGCGTGATTTCGGGCGCGAGCTACTCGGCACGGCCGAGGAGTGCGGGCTGCCGATGGCCTACGAGGGTGGGATCGAACTCTTCAGAACCGACCAGGCGAAGCTCCTGCTCGCGTGGCTGCGGATCCTCGACACGAATGCCGATCGCGGCTGGGCGACCGTGCTCGAACGGGCCGGCTACACGCTCGACGAGATCGACCATCTGCTCGACACCGAAGAGTACCCGACGGACATGGTGGCGTTCCGGGAGAAACTCCACGACTTGGAGACGCTCGGCGGCGTTGCACGGCGCGTGTTTGCCCGGTACGGGTACGACGGACCGCGTGCCGACGTCGTGCTCCACACCATCCAGTCGGTCCACGACTCGACGACGCTCACCCGCGGCGACCTCATCCGGTTCATCGAGCGTGGCATCGAATCGGGAAGCACACACGACGTCCACACAGGTGCCGGAACGAACTCCGTGACAGTACAGACGATTCACGCGACGAAGGGGCTGGAGTATCCGATCGTCATCCTCGCGAACATGAACAGCGGGCGCTTCCCGCCCAGCGGCGGTGGGAGCGACGTCATCTCCTACGAGGATCCGATCGGCCTGCGTCAGCGGAAGGTGTACTCGGCGGACGCCAACGAACTGCCCCACGTCTACGACAACTGGCGGGCAGACGTCCTCAAGAACTGTCTCCCTCGGGAGTACGACGAGGAGCGTCGCCTCCTCTACGTCGCGATCACGCGAGCCCAGAGTCACGTCGTCTTCTCGGCGGGCGAGGATCCGAACACCTTCATCGACGAACTCCCGGTCGAGGTGGAGTCGGTCGATCCCGAATTGACCGAAATCGGTCGCGAGGACACCGACGGGAGCACGCTTCGGGTCGAGATGCCGGTTTCAGCCGGGCCACGGAGCCACACGCCGCATACGCTCATGCGCGACGACGCGTTCGAGGGTGTGGAGGAGGGTCGCGGGACCGAGTTCGGAACCCGTGTGCACGACTTTGCCGAGGCGTATGCGCTCGGGGAGGACGTCGACCCCGCCAGCGACGACGAGGAGACGGTCGAGCGATTCATCGATGGGCTCGACGGCAAGCTACTGGTCGAAGAGGATGTGTACCTCCCGCTCTCAATCGACGGCGAACAAGTGACGATCTCGGGAGTCGTTGATCTCGTCCACGTGCTGCCGGATCGAATCGAAATCGTCGATTACAAGACGGATCGTGGGCGGCACGCCGAAGCGGAGTATCGCAAGCAACTGAGTGTCTACTACCACGTGGCCGAGGACGTCTACCCGGATCGGGATATCTCGGCCAGCATTCTGTATACGGAGACGGGTGGCCGTCAGGAGATCGAACCGTTGTCCATCGACGAACTTAGAGGCCTCGTGACTGAAACGGGACGAACTTGA